From Paraburkholderia hayleyella, a single genomic window includes:
- the bla gene encoding class A beta-lactamase, with protein MNNVLTRRKCLLAAASLAASLPFITGRVLARPTDQAARHNHHHESLASAHASLAELERASNGRLGVFALATAGPTLLSYRADERFPLCSTFKVMLIGAVLARSRQTEGLLTQHILYGAGDLVAYSPITQPHAGNGMNVAALCAAALQYSDNTAANLLLNIVGGPAAVTAFARAIGDDTFRLDRIEPELNTAVPGDPRDTSSPAAMARSLQRLVLGDVLGAPQRQQLNDWMRGNTTGHARIRAGVPAAWPVADKTGTGDYGTTNDIAVLWPTGLPPVVLAIYFTQHKQDAKMRDDMLAAVAQVLAATFG; from the coding sequence ATGAACAACGTCCTGACTCGCCGTAAATGCTTGCTTGCAGCCGCATCGCTTGCCGCGTCATTACCCTTTATCACCGGCCGCGTCCTTGCGCGGCCTACAGATCAAGCTGCCAGACACAATCACCATCACGAGTCACTGGCCTCGGCGCATGCGTCACTGGCTGAACTGGAGCGCGCCTCGAACGGACGTCTTGGCGTCTTCGCGCTCGCCACAGCAGGCCCTACCTTGTTGAGTTACCGTGCCGACGAGCGCTTTCCGCTGTGCAGCACATTCAAGGTGATGCTCATAGGTGCGGTTCTCGCCCGAAGCAGGCAAACGGAGGGGCTCCTCACGCAGCACATTCTCTATGGCGCAGGCGATCTGGTTGCCTATTCGCCCATCACCCAGCCCCATGCGGGCAATGGCATGAACGTTGCCGCGCTGTGCGCCGCTGCCCTGCAGTACAGCGACAACACAGCGGCGAACCTGTTGTTGAACATTGTCGGCGGGCCTGCGGCGGTGACCGCGTTCGCCCGCGCGATAGGCGATGACACGTTCCGTCTGGATCGCATCGAGCCTGAACTCAATACCGCTGTTCCAGGAGACCCGCGCGATACTTCAAGCCCCGCTGCCATGGCGCGAAGCCTGCAGCGGCTAGTGCTGGGAGATGTGCTGGGCGCACCGCAGCGGCAACAACTGAATGACTGGATGCGGGGCAATACGACAGGTCATGCCCGCATTCGTGCCGGGGTTCCAGCAGCATGGCCGGTCGCCGACAAGACTGGAACGGGCGATTACGGCACCACCAACGATATCGCGGTACTTTGGCCCACTGGTTTACCGCCGGTTGTGCTGGCGATTTATTTCACTCAACACAAACAAGACGCAAAGATGCGCGATGACATGCTGGCTGCCGTGGCCCAGGTGCTGGCGGCAACCTTCGGCTGA
- a CDS encoding tyrosine-type recombinase/integrase codes for MSNPPVTPNASIAALTPIAPVELLILPERLDGRDGANRADDAHSQLSAQNDLDAVRAWLANYAETKTTFDNYRKEAERLLLWAVAHMEKPLSSLTHEDLLRYRAFLADPQPAARWVSSTGGKYPRGDARWRPFNGPLAVASQRQALIILNAMFAWLVHAGYLRGNPMALLRQRTQRSAPRITRYLSTSLWDEVKCFIAQLPEASERERAYAARSRWLATLFYLQGMRISEVANGQMGHFMRRLGADGQHQWWLETLGKGSKVRIVPASAELIAEMSRYRLAHGLSALPTRAEETPLILPLSGAMRCLSRSAVHDAIKRIFADAAGSLRSRGLAFADRADELEQASAHWLRHTAGSHMADGGVDLRTVRDNLGHVSLNTTSLYLHAEDDERHRETVQRHRMGWNALPDTSDTPGPPNDEPGDTPDTA; via the coding sequence GTGTCAAATCCGCCTGTTACGCCAAACGCAAGCATTGCAGCGCTCACGCCCATCGCCCCCGTTGAGTTATTGATCCTGCCCGAGCGTCTCGATGGCCGCGACGGGGCCAACCGTGCGGACGACGCTCACTCCCAGCTTTCTGCGCAAAACGATCTGGATGCGGTTCGCGCGTGGCTCGCCAATTACGCCGAAACCAAAACCACGTTCGACAATTACCGCAAGGAGGCCGAGCGTCTGTTGCTCTGGGCCGTGGCGCACATGGAAAAACCGCTGTCGTCGCTGACCCATGAAGATTTGCTGCGCTACCGGGCTTTTCTGGCCGATCCGCAACCCGCTGCGCGCTGGGTATCCAGCACCGGGGGCAAATATCCGCGCGGCGATGCGCGCTGGCGGCCGTTCAATGGCCCGCTTGCGGTGGCCAGCCAGCGGCAGGCGCTGATTATTCTGAATGCGATGTTCGCCTGGCTTGTGCATGCCGGTTATCTGCGAGGCAATCCGATGGCGCTGTTGCGCCAGCGCACCCAGCGTTCTGCGCCGCGCATTACGCGTTATCTCTCCACCTCGCTGTGGGACGAAGTCAAATGTTTCATCGCGCAACTGCCCGAGGCCAGCGAACGCGAGCGGGCCTATGCCGCACGCAGCCGCTGGCTGGCCACGCTGTTCTATCTCCAGGGCATGCGGATTTCGGAAGTCGCTAATGGCCAAATGGGGCATTTCATGCGCCGCCTTGGCGCTGACGGGCAGCATCAGTGGTGGCTCGAAACACTCGGCAAAGGCAGCAAGGTGCGCATCGTGCCGGCTTCAGCTGAATTGATCGCCGAAATGAGCCGTTATCGGCTCGCGCATGGTTTGTCCGCCCTGCCCACGCGTGCTGAAGAAACGCCGTTGATTCTTCCGTTGAGTGGTGCCATGCGCTGTTTATCGCGCTCAGCCGTGCATGACGCGATCAAGCGTATTTTTGCCGATGCCGCAGGCTCGCTGAGATCGCGCGGGCTAGCGTTCGCTGATCGGGCCGACGAACTGGAGCAGGCCTCGGCGCACTGGCTGCGACATACCGCTGGCTCGCATATGGCCGATGGTGGTGTGGATTTGCGGACTGTGCGTGACAATCTCGGCCATGTTTCGCTGAACACGACCAGCCTTTATCTGCATGCTGAAGACGATGAACGCCACCGTGAAACGGTTCAGCGGCACCGGATGGGCTGGAATGCCTTACCTGACACCTCTGACACGCCCGGCCCACCCAACGACGAGCCCGGCGATACGCCAGACACGGCCTGA
- a CDS encoding DNA-binding protein, with amino-acid sequence MTLEAEIQTLRERITDTQTLYREVCALMFFRYGETPTANKLYQLVRKGSMSAPAKALKDFWADMRDKTRIDVGQPDLPSEVATAAGELAATLWRMSSETAAEGLAAFRQDAQQEVEIARKAALEATQQRQAAEASAIQAAQATADAQRRLAELNAHRVEQQTENTMLREQLIEAKQETSAAAAALAEARRDFAGELEKLRQSLSQNEQRLAAAERRALLEIESERAKTQRTQAEMARRETAHQAERDQLQDDLARIQSLLHMAKAHGASLENRLALETAALAGQQAQADLLRRQLDKFTDELARRSALKMPKVMRRRVPQVRVKGG; translated from the coding sequence ATGACTCTCGAAGCCGAAATCCAGACGCTGCGTGAACGGATCACCGACACCCAAACGCTTTACCGGGAAGTCTGCGCGCTCATGTTTTTCCGTTATGGCGAAACCCCGACCGCCAACAAGCTTTATCAACTGGTGCGCAAAGGCAGCATGAGTGCGCCAGCGAAAGCGCTCAAGGATTTTTGGGCGGACATGCGGGATAAAACCCGGATCGACGTTGGTCAGCCGGATTTGCCGTCCGAGGTGGCGACCGCTGCCGGCGAACTGGCCGCTACGCTCTGGCGGATGTCGAGCGAAACCGCCGCCGAAGGCCTGGCCGCTTTTCGCCAGGACGCGCAGCAAGAGGTCGAGATCGCCCGCAAAGCTGCGCTCGAGGCCACGCAACAACGCCAGGCTGCCGAAGCCTCCGCCATACAGGCAGCACAGGCCACAGCAGACGCTCAGCGGCGTCTGGCCGAGCTGAATGCGCATCGGGTGGAACAGCAAACCGAAAATACGATGCTGCGCGAACAGTTGATAGAAGCCAAACAGGAAACATCAGCCGCCGCAGCGGCACTGGCTGAAGCGCGACGGGATTTTGCGGGAGAACTGGAAAAGCTGCGCCAGTCGCTCAGCCAGAATGAACAGCGGCTCGCCGCCGCGGAACGGCGCGCACTGCTTGAAATAGAAAGTGAGCGGGCCAAAACACAGCGGACCCAGGCTGAAATGGCGCGGCGTGAAACCGCGCATCAGGCAGAACGAGACCAGTTGCAAGACGATCTCGCCCGTATCCAGTCGCTTTTGCACATGGCAAAAGCGCACGGCGCCAGCCTGGAAAACCGGCTTGCACTCGAAACGGCGGCGCTAGCCGGACAACAGGCCCAGGCCGATTTGCTGCGGCGGCAACTGGATAAATTCACCGATGAACTCGCGCGGCGTTCTGCGCTAAAGATGCCGAAGGTCATGCGCCGCCGGGTGCCACAGGTACGCGTAAAGGGAGGTTGA
- a CDS encoding M15 family metallopeptidase — MDIHTKLLCVLLATMPLSTSAESIALETRRPDNFVDVKRVMPQIQTDMRYVTDHNFVGRKIDGYQAPNCLLTQPAAQALKNVEERLLPMGLTLKVYDCYRPQTAVNDFARWAKELENTRMRTEFYSAVDKSLLFSEGYIAYQSGHSRGSTMDLTIVPLGSPIPAYDKARSQMKCTAPASQRTPDNSLDMGTGFDCFSPVAHPDYQDIPAQAKANRLLLQSLMVQAGFKPLDTEWWHFTLINEPYPDTYFDFPVEQQLGMQ, encoded by the coding sequence GTGGACATTCATACCAAGCTTCTATGCGTGTTATTGGCCACGATGCCGCTTTCCACATCGGCTGAAAGCATCGCGCTTGAAACACGTCGGCCCGACAATTTCGTGGATGTGAAAAGGGTCATGCCACAGATTCAAACGGACATGCGGTATGTTACAGACCACAATTTCGTCGGTCGCAAGATTGATGGCTATCAGGCGCCGAATTGCCTTTTGACTCAGCCCGCGGCGCAGGCGCTTAAGAATGTCGAGGAACGATTGCTGCCGATGGGCCTGACCTTAAAAGTTTACGATTGCTACCGGCCGCAAACTGCTGTCAATGATTTCGCCAGATGGGCCAAGGAACTCGAGAACACCAGGATGCGCACTGAGTTTTATTCAGCGGTCGATAAGAGTCTCTTGTTTAGCGAGGGTTATATTGCCTATCAGTCGGGCCATAGCCGCGGCAGTACCATGGACTTGACGATCGTGCCACTCGGCAGCCCAATTCCAGCCTACGACAAGGCGCGAAGCCAGATGAAGTGCACTGCACCCGCGTCGCAACGTACCCCCGATAACAGTCTGGACATGGGGACCGGCTTTGACTGCTTTAGCCCGGTAGCGCATCCGGACTATCAGGATATCCCGGCCCAGGCGAAAGCCAATCGACTGTTACTACAATCTTTAATGGTTCAGGCTGGCTTTAAGCCACTGGACACTGAGTGGTGGCACTTTACCTTGATCAACGAACCCTACCCAGACACCTATTTTGATTTCCCGGTGGAACAGCAGTTAGGGATGCAGTAA
- a CDS encoding ABC-F family ATP-binding cassette domain-containing protein: MTNPILTLEHVSFILPDGKPLFSELTEQFDHHHTGLVGNNGVGKSLLAKILAGLLTPTSGQRRCSGRVRYLAQHLLPRHYHNVAMLAGVDAQLAALKRIEAGSADPADFDLVGDGWDIRQRLQTQLESAGLGYLAPESAVNRLSGGEAMRVALTGATLSEADFLILDEPTNHLDAASRLALMQQLQQWPHGLLVISHDRKLLQQMERIVELSSLGLRNYGGNYDLYQQMKAQETVVAAQNLERLKTGHKREEQALREQRERLEKRQSRGYRQGKEANQAKLLLSRQKSRSEASTGKLVKQQAQARAQLHQQVQQAAKEIEASTAIVMHSLSSFRALPQNVATLTDAVLPFAPAPFSQITLTINGGQRIGVVGSNGCGKSTLLKVLAGLLPLESGHGEVWVKTAYLDQQLSILDPQKTVLEQLLAVNTQAGEPQLRMQLAQLGLDATRASLPCSKLSGGEQLKAALATVIYAESPASFLLLDEPGNHLDFSSLYALESLLNQYRGTLMVVSHDEVFLNRIGLTHWLVAGKKGWEFSFH, from the coding sequence ATGACGAATCCCATTCTCACACTGGAACACGTTTCTTTTATATTGCCTGACGGCAAACCGCTTTTCTCCGAACTCACTGAACAATTTGACCATCACCACACCGGACTGGTGGGGAACAATGGTGTCGGTAAGAGCCTGCTGGCCAAGATACTGGCTGGTCTGCTTACACCAACTTCCGGCCAGCGTCGTTGCTCAGGTCGCGTCAGGTATCTGGCGCAGCATCTGTTACCTCGGCACTACCATAACGTTGCGATGCTGGCGGGAGTCGACGCCCAGCTAGCCGCGCTAAAACGCATTGAAGCAGGAAGCGCCGACCCGGCTGATTTTGATCTTGTCGGTGACGGTTGGGACATTCGCCAACGCTTGCAAACGCAGCTTGAGTCTGCGGGATTGGGCTACCTTGCGCCAGAATCAGCGGTCAACCGACTGAGCGGCGGGGAAGCAATGCGGGTGGCACTGACTGGCGCGACGTTATCGGAGGCGGATTTTCTTATTCTTGATGAGCCAACCAACCATCTGGATGCTGCCAGCCGATTAGCGTTGATGCAGCAACTGCAACAATGGCCGCATGGCCTGCTGGTCATCAGCCATGATCGAAAGCTGTTGCAACAGATGGAACGGATTGTCGAATTATCGTCGCTCGGTTTACGCAACTACGGCGGCAACTATGATTTATATCAGCAGATGAAAGCGCAAGAGACAGTCGTCGCCGCGCAAAACCTTGAGCGCCTCAAAACCGGGCACAAGCGAGAAGAGCAAGCTTTACGTGAGCAGCGTGAACGGCTCGAAAAACGTCAGTCTCGTGGCTATCGTCAGGGCAAAGAGGCTAATCAGGCAAAGCTACTGTTGAGCCGTCAAAAAAGCCGTAGCGAGGCCTCGACAGGCAAGCTGGTAAAACAGCAGGCCCAGGCGCGGGCGCAACTCCACCAGCAGGTTCAGCAGGCAGCAAAGGAAATTGAGGCATCAACAGCTATCGTCATGCACTCACTCTCCTCATTCAGGGCATTGCCACAGAATGTGGCCACATTGACCGATGCCGTTTTACCCTTTGCCCCTGCACCTTTTAGCCAGATAACGCTGACCATTAACGGTGGCCAGCGGATTGGAGTTGTCGGTTCAAACGGCTGCGGTAAATCGACGTTGTTAAAAGTATTAGCGGGCCTGTTGCCGCTGGAGTCGGGTCATGGTGAGGTCTGGGTTAAAACGGCTTATCTTGACCAGCAGCTTTCCATTCTGGACCCACAAAAAACGGTTCTCGAGCAACTTCTGGCGGTGAACACTCAGGCAGGCGAACCCCAACTGCGTATGCAGCTTGCCCAGCTCGGATTAGATGCAACCCGGGCGTCACTGCCCTGTAGCAAACTCAGCGGCGGCGAACAGCTTAAAGCCGCGCTGGCAACAGTGATTTATGCCGAGTCGCCCGCCAGCTTTTTACTACTCGACGAACCGGGCAATCATCTGGATTTTTCCTCTCTGTATGCACTAGAGTCTTTGCTCAATCAGTATCGGGGAACCCTGATGGTGGTGTCACACGATGAGGTATTTCTCAATCGAATTGGACTGACGCATTGGCTGGTTGCGGGTAAGAAGGGCTGGGAATTCTCTTTTCATTGA
- a CDS encoding glycoside hydrolase family 3 N-terminal domain-containing protein yields the protein MKKSRSRHLLMGLISLTLLNGCSSDVDNTTLEMQANSIVEKMSTREKVGQKIMMAFRYWCSDAQPDCTSGMTEFPDAAGNALRDNGIGGVILFSNNLIGIEQTQRLISKIKRSVPQDQPVGLLIGTDEEGGNVFRLPRIEATSMPGNMALGAAYEATQDSRLAYDEGRVLAAEIAATGFNVNFAPDVDVNSNPLNPVINVRSYGDDPATISLLGRRAAQGMASQGVIGTFKHFPGHGDTTTDSHYGLPVVNKSRADAYAIDLAPYRQAIVSGEVPDMIMTAHIQYPALDDTHITTRTGEQMIVPATMSRKIQHDILRDELGYRGVTITDALDMKGIADFFEQADAVIRIFQADVDIALMPVEFRTEADAGRLTALVDRVTAAVEAGQINRAELERSVSRIVQMKLRNGVTPNGRGHPVPDLASIGSPEHRAIEHDITQKSITLLHNANATLPLQAQGKRIFILTPWGEQAEAMRRRFAELGYPLVTGAKLSNTPWPIQKQAIDMADIVIVGTLSSGVTPVERNGDPDAPTVRQQLLAMRQPSAMSGIEGSLVFNVDDDRPASTAHASILRGLQAAAPSEAQQLRYAMEYAKAARKTLIHVSMRAPYDVVTYDDIADATLATYSYYGYEGGLRGPSMPVAVDVMLGVQRPVGKLPVVIHAQNADGTLGPLRYPRGFGLQY from the coding sequence ATGAAAAAATCAAGATCCCGTCATCTGCTCATGGGGTTGATCTCCCTCACGCTATTGAACGGATGTTCGTCGGATGTCGATAACACGACCCTCGAAATGCAGGCAAATAGCATCGTCGAGAAGATGTCGACCCGCGAAAAGGTTGGCCAGAAAATCATGATGGCATTCCGCTACTGGTGCTCCGACGCTCAGCCTGATTGCACGAGCGGCATGACTGAATTTCCAGATGCCGCCGGCAACGCGTTGCGGGACAACGGGATCGGTGGCGTCATTCTGTTCTCGAACAACCTGATTGGCATTGAGCAAACCCAACGGCTGATCAGCAAGATCAAGCGCTCGGTGCCTCAGGACCAACCGGTTGGCCTGCTCATCGGAACCGATGAAGAAGGCGGCAACGTGTTCCGCCTGCCGCGTATCGAAGCGACGTCGATGCCTGGGAACATGGCGCTTGGGGCAGCGTATGAGGCGACGCAAGATAGCCGGCTTGCTTACGACGAAGGCCGCGTACTCGCAGCTGAAATCGCAGCGACAGGATTCAATGTCAACTTCGCACCGGATGTGGATGTCAACAGCAACCCGCTTAATCCGGTTATCAACGTTCGTTCTTATGGTGACGACCCGGCCACGATCAGCCTTCTGGGCCGCCGCGCCGCGCAAGGTATGGCAAGCCAGGGCGTGATCGGTACGTTCAAGCACTTTCCAGGCCATGGGGACACCACCACGGATTCCCATTATGGCTTGCCTGTCGTCAACAAATCGCGCGCCGATGCTTATGCCATTGATCTCGCGCCATACCGGCAGGCCATTGTGTCTGGAGAGGTTCCAGACATGATCATGACGGCACATATCCAGTATCCCGCACTCGATGACACGCACATTACGACCCGGACGGGCGAACAGATGATCGTGCCCGCCACAATGTCCAGAAAGATCCAGCACGATATCTTGCGCGACGAGCTGGGTTATCGGGGCGTTACGATCACCGATGCGCTGGATATGAAGGGGATTGCGGATTTCTTTGAGCAGGCTGACGCCGTTATCAGGATTTTTCAGGCGGATGTCGATATCGCCCTCATGCCTGTGGAGTTTCGCACAGAGGCTGACGCAGGCCGACTCACGGCGCTGGTGGACCGGGTAACCGCTGCAGTTGAAGCAGGCCAGATCAACCGCGCGGAACTCGAGCGTTCGGTGAGCCGGATTGTGCAGATGAAGCTGCGCAACGGCGTTACGCCGAATGGCCGGGGTCATCCGGTACCCGATCTGGCGTCGATCGGCAGCCCCGAGCACCGGGCGATCGAGCACGATATCACGCAAAAATCCATCACGTTGTTACACAACGCGAACGCGACCTTGCCGTTGCAGGCGCAAGGCAAAAGGATCTTCATTTTGACGCCATGGGGCGAGCAGGCAGAGGCGATGCGCCGCCGCTTCGCCGAACTGGGCTATCCGCTTGTGACGGGCGCAAAGCTGAGCAATACGCCGTGGCCTATCCAGAAACAGGCTATCGACATGGCGGACATCGTGATCGTCGGCACGCTGTCCTCCGGTGTGACGCCCGTCGAACGCAACGGCGATCCAGATGCACCCACGGTACGGCAGCAGCTTCTTGCGATGCGGCAGCCATCAGCGATGAGCGGAATTGAAGGTTCCCTGGTTTTCAACGTCGATGACGATCGTCCGGCTTCCACCGCTCACGCAAGTATTCTGCGCGGGCTGCAGGCTGCCGCTCCCAGTGAGGCTCAGCAGTTGCGCTATGCAATGGAATATGCGAAGGCCGCGCGGAAAACGCTGATCCATGTGTCGATGCGCGCCCCATATGACGTCGTTACTTATGACGATATCGCCGATGCAACGCTGGCTACCTACTCGTACTACGGGTATGAAGGGGGGCTGCGCGGCCCATCAATGCCCGTTGCGGTCGATGTGATGCTGGGTGTACAACGCCCGGTGGGGAAACTACCAGTCGTCATCCATGCACAGAATGCCGATGGGACGCTAGGTCCGCTACGTTATCCGCGTGGTTTCGGCTTGCAGTATTGA
- the ribA gene encoding GTP cyclohydrolase II, translating into MPSFHDLPPETGEPSDTGVVLDATAQLPTRYGTFTSFVFRVPDGGAEHLVLVMGDVAHQNSVLVRLHSECLTGDVFGSYRCDCGEQLDLALRYIAAEGQGVLLYMRGHEGRGIGLSNKIRAYALQEQGRDTVDANLELGLPDDAREYDSAAAILRMLNVTSVRLMSNNPEKFDTLARHGIPVCERVALAIPARSQNAHYIRTKQVRLGHYLDENE; encoded by the coding sequence ATGCCTAGTTTTCATGATTTACCGCCCGAAACAGGCGAGCCTTCCGACACAGGTGTCGTCCTTGATGCTACGGCCCAGCTTCCCACGCGTTACGGCACCTTTACTTCGTTTGTATTTCGCGTGCCGGACGGTGGGGCGGAGCATCTTGTCCTCGTGATGGGCGATGTGGCACATCAAAATTCGGTGCTAGTGCGTCTGCATTCCGAATGTCTAACGGGTGACGTGTTCGGCTCCTATCGCTGCGATTGCGGTGAGCAGCTTGATCTGGCGTTGCGCTATATCGCGGCGGAAGGTCAGGGCGTGCTGCTCTACATGCGGGGACACGAAGGGCGGGGTATCGGCCTGAGCAACAAGATTCGTGCCTATGCGCTGCAAGAACAGGGGCGGGATACGGTCGATGCCAATCTTGAACTGGGTTTGCCCGACGACGCGCGCGAATATGATTCGGCGGCGGCGATCTTGCGCATGCTCAATGTGACTTCAGTGCGTCTGATGAGCAATAACCCGGAAAAATTCGATACGCTGGCCCGGCACGGTATCCCCGTCTGCGAGCGGGTGGCGCTAGCCATTCCGGCGCGATCGCAAAATGCGCATTACATACGGACCAAGCAGGTTCGGTTGGGGCATTACCTCGACGAGAATGAGTAA
- a CDS encoding CBS domain-containing protein, with translation MTSVAQVLKSKSDATTVYTIAASDSVFDAVKLMAEKQIGALVVTEGEAIVGIVTERDYARKVVLLDRASKATAVRDIMSRAVRFVRLTETTDDCMALMTERRMRHLPVIDQDRLVGMVSIGDLVKNIIAEQQFTIQQLEHYIKGGERT, from the coding sequence ATGACAAGCGTTGCACAAGTTTTGAAATCGAAATCAGACGCTACAACGGTCTATACCATTGCCGCGTCAGATTCCGTATTCGATGCGGTCAAACTCATGGCGGAAAAGCAGATTGGCGCACTGGTTGTCACTGAGGGGGAAGCAATCGTCGGCATCGTCACAGAACGTGACTACGCTCGCAAGGTGGTGTTGCTTGACCGCGCCTCCAAGGCGACTGCGGTGCGCGATATCATGAGCCGCGCCGTTCGCTTTGTCCGGCTGACTGAAACCACCGATGACTGCATGGCGCTCATGACCGAGCGGCGCATGCGCCATTTGCCAGTGATTGACCAGGACCGGCTGGTAGGCATGGTATCAATTGGGGATCTGGTGAAAAACATCATTGCCGAGCAACAGTTCACAATCCAGCAACTGGAACACTACATCAAGGGTGGTGAGCGGACCTGA
- a CDS encoding DUF4148 domain-containing protein encodes MKSLLQAVAIATILATPIASFAQTSQPLTRAQVRAELVQLEQAGYNPATAGDNTTYPARLQAASGRLASLGHPGVANTSGYGASMSGSSQAGAAATSAAPAQAVYFGH; translated from the coding sequence ATGAAATCGCTTCTTCAAGCTGTGGCTATCGCAACTATTCTGGCTACGCCAATCGCTTCATTTGCCCAGACCAGCCAGCCGCTCACGCGCGCTCAGGTTCGTGCGGAGCTCGTCCAGCTCGAACAGGCGGGTTACAACCCTGCAACAGCGGGCGATAACACCACCTATCCTGCCCGGCTTCAGGCCGCAAGCGGGCGTCTCGCGTCTTTGGGGCACCCCGGCGTGGCCAATACAAGTGGTTATGGCGCATCCATGAGTGGCTCGTCGCAAGCGGGCGCGGCGGCGACCTCCGCGGCACCGGCCCAGGCGGTTTATTTTGGGCACTGA
- a CDS encoding acyl-CoA dehydrogenase family protein, translating to MIRSEETLNLLLDSIARFVRERLVPNEALVAETDQIPPALLQEMKDLGLFGLCLPEEYGGLGLTMEEEVLAAFELGQTSPAFRSAVGSNNGIGSTGIVNDGTPEQKAQYLPRLASGELIGAFCLTEPEAGSDAASLRTTARRDGDHYVLNGTKRFITNAPEAGLFTVMARTDPAGKGAEAISAFLVEAGTPGLTLGKIDKKMGQKGAHTCDVIFDNCRVPLAGLIGGKEGVGFRTAMKVLDKGRLHIAAVATGAAQRMLRDAVRYALERKQFGRPIIDFELIQAMLADSQAEIYAARCMIVDAARRRDAGLRTTSEASCAKMFASEMCGRVADRAVQIFGGAGYMSEYGIERFYRDVRLFRIYEGTTQIQQIVIARELRRQFEN from the coding sequence GTGATTCGTAGTGAAGAAACGCTGAACCTGCTGCTCGACAGCATTGCCCGTTTCGTGCGCGAGCGGCTCGTACCGAATGAAGCGCTCGTCGCTGAAACAGATCAGATTCCCCCAGCGCTGCTACAGGAAATGAAAGATCTGGGGTTGTTCGGCCTGTGTTTGCCTGAGGAGTATGGCGGTCTGGGCCTGACGATGGAAGAAGAAGTGCTGGCTGCGTTCGAACTGGGCCAGACCTCGCCGGCCTTTCGCTCGGCAGTGGGAAGCAACAATGGCATAGGCTCGACGGGCATCGTGAACGACGGCACCCCTGAACAAAAAGCCCAGTATTTGCCGCGTCTTGCCTCGGGCGAGCTGATTGGTGCGTTCTGCCTGACAGAACCCGAGGCAGGCTCGGATGCCGCATCGTTGCGCACCACGGCGCGACGCGATGGCGATCATTATGTGTTGAATGGCACCAAACGATTTATCACCAATGCCCCCGAGGCGGGGCTTTTCACGGTCATGGCGCGTACCGATCCAGCGGGCAAGGGGGCGGAGGCCATTTCCGCGTTTCTCGTTGAAGCGGGCACGCCGGGGCTGACGCTGGGCAAGATCGACAAAAAGATGGGGCAAAAGGGCGCGCATACCTGCGATGTGATTTTCGACAATTGTCGTGTGCCGTTAGCGGGCCTGATCGGCGGCAAGGAAGGGGTGGGGTTTCGCACGGCAATGAAAGTGCTCGACAAGGGCCGGTTGCATATTGCAGCAGTGGCGACAGGCGCCGCGCAACGCATGTTGCGCGATGCCGTGCGATACGCGCTGGAGCGTAAGCAGTTTGGCCGGCCGATTATTGATTTCGAACTGATTCAGGCGATGCTGGCTGACAGCCAGGCTGAAATTTACGCCGCGCGCTGCATGATCGTGGATGCCGCCCGGCGCCGTGATGCGGGCCTGCGAACCACGAGCGAGGCATCTTGCGCCAAGATGTTCGCCAGTGAAATGTGTGGCCGGGTCGCGGACCGGGCAGTGCAGATTTTCGGCGGCGCAGGCTATATGAGCGAATATGGAATCGAGCGGTTTTATCGTGATGTGCGCCTGTTTCGCATCTATGAAGGCACGACCCAGATCCAGCAGATTGTGATCGCGCGCGAGCTGCGACGACAATTCGAAAATTAA